In Gammaproteobacteria bacterium, a single genomic region encodes these proteins:
- a CDS encoding EAL domain-containing protein yields the protein MKGVSTNATGWVLVVEPSATLRHALQRLGNEAKYPFFVVTSYEAGLAELKEPKSGAPPIAALIGYPSQLTTASDELLAALRQPQHLATAVILLTHAATTETFDWVARRPGSAMLLWDDYSGCLTTLERLLTPNPSPVAVSDAVDDIRVLFVDDARTVRTAYQRLLVRHGYMVEVATNITDAMELALARSFDIAIVDYHMPGGNGDVLCRQLRHDPRTVGITTAILTGSYLDQVIRDSLDAGAIECMFKVESDELFLTRLAAMSRAIRAKKSIDAERQRLAGILASVGDGVYGVNRAGQVTFINPAASAILGLSDINSIIGRLAHKLFHYATEDGRANPADTCFLQQAYVSGDELREWETVFWNRAGDAVPVECTVYPLRVEGRLEGSVVAFRDVSERKQLERELVWQANHDTLTHLYNRNFFERALEAEVSRLKRSRELTALLYIDLDRFKYINDTAGHAAGDRLLCEISARLKSRLRDSDTLARLGGDEFAIILRNVSEESVRTAADGFREILEEFSFVYNSKSYNVNGSIGVALIDRNALSPGEVLANADIACHIAKSRGRNQTHVYRSCDDERGSMGLELGWSARLQDALKSDRFQLMYQPIVAVDAVGAGAMPVEQGRLWDQLEAVALRAAGHYEVLVRLLDHGGALISPGAFLPTAERFGLMPQIDAWILTNAVRQLTALHARGRAATFTINLSGQTMDAAQLVPLLKQLLDRHPIDSRYLIFEITETSAIANIEAAKRLINELRDIGCRFALDDFGSGFSSFYHLKHLPVDFIKIDGQFVQGMHSDPIDRAIVGSINDIAHSFGKRTVAEFVESRDILGMLQTVGVDFAQGYYIASPRADIGPRVVSSVLAR from the coding sequence GTGAAGGGGGTCAGTACGAACGCAACCGGCTGGGTGCTGGTGGTGGAGCCATCCGCCACGCTGCGTCACGCCTTGCAGCGACTCGGGAATGAGGCGAAGTATCCATTTTTCGTGGTGACTTCTTACGAAGCTGGCCTTGCCGAACTGAAAGAACCCAAGAGCGGCGCACCACCGATAGCCGCATTAATTGGTTACCCGTCGCAGCTTACGACTGCCTCGGACGAGCTGCTGGCGGCCCTGCGCCAGCCGCAACATTTAGCCACCGCCGTTATTCTGCTGACCCACGCTGCGACCACCGAGACCTTCGATTGGGTCGCGCGCCGACCGGGCTCGGCGATGTTGCTGTGGGACGATTACAGCGGCTGCCTGACGACGCTGGAGCGGCTGCTGACACCGAATCCATCGCCGGTTGCCGTCAGTGACGCAGTCGACGATATCCGCGTGCTGTTCGTTGACGATGCCCGCACCGTGCGCACGGCCTACCAGCGGTTGCTCGTACGGCATGGCTATATGGTTGAAGTGGCAACCAACATTACCGACGCGATGGAGCTCGCGCTCGCGCGGTCGTTCGATATTGCCATCGTCGATTATCACATGCCCGGCGGCAACGGCGACGTGCTATGCCGACAGTTGCGCCACGACCCGCGCACCGTCGGCATCACCACCGCCATCCTCACCGGCAGTTATCTCGATCAAGTGATCCGCGATTCGCTCGACGCCGGTGCGATTGAATGCATGTTCAAAGTCGAGTCGGACGAGTTGTTCCTGACGCGGCTCGCCGCCATGAGCCGAGCGATTCGCGCCAAGAAGTCGATCGATGCCGAACGCCAGCGCTTGGCCGGCATCCTCGCTTCGGTCGGCGACGGTGTATACGGCGTCAACCGCGCCGGTCAGGTTACCTTCATCAATCCCGCGGCCAGCGCGATCTTAGGCTTGAGTGACATAAACAGCATCATTGGCCGCTTAGCGCACAAGTTGTTCCACTATGCGACAGAAGATGGCCGCGCAAATCCGGCCGATACCTGTTTCTTGCAGCAGGCCTATGTCTCCGGCGATGAGTTGCGCGAGTGGGAAACTGTATTTTGGAATCGCGCGGGCGATGCTGTGCCGGTCGAATGCACGGTCTATCCGCTGCGGGTCGAAGGTCGGCTGGAAGGATCGGTGGTTGCATTCCGCGACGTGTCGGAACGCAAGCAGCTCGAGCGCGAGCTCGTGTGGCAAGCGAATCACGACACGTTGACGCATCTCTACAACCGCAACTTTTTCGAACGCGCACTCGAGGCCGAAGTGTCGCGCTTGAAGCGCAGCCGCGAGCTCACGGCGTTACTGTATATCGATCTCGATCGTTTCAAATACATCAACGATACCGCCGGCCACGCCGCCGGCGATCGTTTGCTTTGTGAAATCAGCGCGCGCTTGAAATCGCGTCTGCGCGACTCCGACACCTTGGCGCGTCTCGGTGGTGACGAGTTCGCGATCATTCTGCGCAACGTCAGCGAAGAAAGCGTGCGTACTGCGGCCGACGGTTTTCGCGAGATCCTGGAAGAATTTAGTTTTGTTTACAATTCCAAAAGCTACAACGTCAACGGCAGCATCGGCGTCGCGCTGATCGACCGTAACGCGTTGTCGCCGGGTGAAGTCTTGGCCAACGCCGACATTGCCTGCCACATCGCCAAGAGTCGCGGCCGCAATCAGACGCATGTCTATCGTTCGTGCGACGACGAGCGGGGTTCGATGGGTCTCGAACTCGGCTGGTCAGCGCGCTTGCAAGACGCGTTGAAGAGCGATCGCTTTCAGTTGATGTACCAACCGATTGTGGCGGTGGACGCGGTAGGTGCCGGCGCAATGCCGGTGGAGCAGGGGCGTTTGTGGGATCAGCTTGAAGCGGTCGCCCTACGCGCCGCCGGCCATTACGAGGTGCTGGTGCGCCTGCTGGACCACGGCGGCGCGTTGATTTCACCCGGCGCATTTTTACCGACTGCCGAACGCTTCGGTCTGATGCCGCAAATCGACGCCTGGATTCTAACGAATGCCGTCCGCCAGCTGACTGCATTACATGCGCGCGGTCGCGCGGCGACGTTCACCATTAATTTGTCCGGTCAGACGATGGACGCCGCGCAACTGGTGCCGTTGCTGAAGCAATTGCTCGATCGACATCCGATCGATTCGCGCTACCTCATCTTCGAAATCACCGAGACCAGCGCCATTGCCAATATCGAAGCCGCCAAGCGTCTGATTAACGAGCTACGCGACATCGGCTGCCGTTTCGCGCTCGATGATTTCGGCAGCGGCTTTAGCTCGTTCTATCACTTGAAACACTTGCCGGTGGATTTCATCAAGATCGACGGCCAGTTCGTGCAAGGCATGCATAGCGACCCCATCGATCGCGCCATCGTCGGCTCGATCAACGACATCGCCCATTCGTTCGGCAAGCGTACCGTCGCCGAATTCGTCGAGAGTCGCGATATCCTCGGCATGCTGCAAACCGTCGGCGTCGACTTTGCGCAAGGTTATTACATCGCCTCACCGCGGGCGGACATTGGGCCGCGGGTGGTTTCTTCGGTGCTGGCTCGTTAG
- a CDS encoding kinase/pyrophosphorylase yields the protein MERAVFFVSDRTGIAAETLGLSLLAQFNGIKFKKYTHRFIDSLDKAQVVCDEIHRAAVETGVLPIVFSTMIDDEMRRAVTAPDCILFDLVDTFISPLEAALGQKSSHTIGRAREAVDQSKYNLRMDAVNYALTTDDGLHTQDYRNADVIIVGVSRSGKTPSCLYLALTFGVYAANYPLTPEDLEDQRLPTSLVPHRRQLYGLTIDAERLQQIRRERKAEGVYSSLRQCQYEVAQAEALFRAENIPYLSTTTMSVEEIATTILHHMKLQWRLS from the coding sequence ATGGAACGCGCCGTCTTTTTCGTCTCTGACCGTACAGGCATTGCGGCCGAAACGCTCGGGTTGAGTCTGCTCGCGCAGTTCAACGGCATCAAATTTAAAAAATATACCCATCGTTTCATCGATTCGCTCGACAAGGCGCAAGTCGTTTGCGACGAAATTCATCGCGCCGCGGTCGAGACCGGCGTACTGCCGATCGTGTTCAGCACCATGATCGACGACGAGATGCGGCGGGCGGTGACGGCGCCAGATTGCATCCTGTTCGATCTGGTCGATACCTTTATATCTCCGCTCGAGGCTGCCCTCGGCCAGAAATCGTCACATACCATCGGCCGCGCGCGCGAAGCGGTCGACCAGTCGAAATATAACTTGCGCATGGACGCGGTGAACTACGCACTTACCACAGACGACGGCCTGCACACGCAGGATTATAGAAACGCCGACGTCATCATCGTCGGTGTATCGCGCTCGGGTAAAACCCCGTCTTGCCTCTATTTAGCACTGACTTTCGGGGTGTACGCCGCTAATTACCCGCTGACCCCGGAAGACCTCGAAGACCAACGCCTACCAACCTCGCTCGTGCCGCATCGACGGCAGTTGTATGGCTTAACGATCGATGCCGAGCGGCTGCAACAGATCCGCCGCGAGCGTAAAGCCGAGGGCGTGTACTCCTCGTTACGCCAATGCCAATACGAGGTGGCGCAGGCGGAAGCCCTGTTTAGAGCCGAAAATATCCCCTATTTGTCGACAACTACGATGTCTGTCGAGGAAATCGCCACAACTATTCTGCACCACATGAAGCTGCAATGGCGCCTTTCCTGA
- a CDS encoding CPXCG motif-containing cysteine-rich protein, with protein MIVLRTVQCPYCGESFETNVDPSGGNQEYIEDCYVCCRPIVFQVEADDDGAVLAVETRRDED; from the coding sequence ATGATTGTTCTGCGCACCGTGCAATGCCCGTACTGCGGCGAATCGTTCGAAACCAACGTCGACCCCAGCGGCGGTAATCAGGAATATATCGAAGACTGCTACGTCTGTTGCCGACCGATCGTGTTTCAGGTCGAGGCCGACGACGATGGCGCCGTGCTCGCGGTGGAGACGCGCCGCGACGAAGATTGA
- a CDS encoding MBL fold metallo-hydrolase, which produces MNFLRATAFLWALLSVAQSANASSHITDVDECNTQGLKVQTLGSGGGDFADHRAASGYLLWIDGKARVLIDTGSGTAMRFAESGAHATDLDVILFTHLHVNHTADLPMLINTAMNEARERPLTLYGPTGNRSAPSTVAFVRALLDGTRGAYRHLGGVLSPLSNDDFKLEVHDVREHPSSAMGTRNRRDNGDPVLPVHSGKTFQAAATTVINGAYPALAWRITVGNHQIVFSGDSNGEGGNLERLARNADLLIAHLAVREDASAADRARRMLPSTIGRIAAQAGVKRLVLSRRTRQTLGSEEATLAAVRTRYVGPVGFAEDLGCFAVY; this is translated from the coding sequence ATGAATTTTCTTCGCGCTACCGCTTTCTTGTGGGCGCTGCTCTCGGTCGCTCAGTCGGCGAATGCCAGCAGCCATATTACCGACGTCGATGAATGCAACACCCAGGGCCTTAAGGTGCAGACACTCGGTTCCGGTGGCGGCGACTTCGCTGACCATCGCGCCGCCAGTGGTTATCTCCTCTGGATCGACGGCAAGGCGCGCGTATTGATCGACACCGGCAGCGGCACCGCCATGCGCTTTGCCGAAAGCGGCGCACATGCCACCGATCTCGATGTCATCCTGTTCACGCATCTACATGTCAATCACACGGCTGACTTGCCGATGCTAATCAACACCGCTATGAACGAGGCCCGCGAGCGCCCACTCACGCTCTACGGACCCACCGGTAATCGCTCTGCTCCTTCGACCGTCGCCTTCGTGCGCGCGTTACTCGACGGCACGCGCGGTGCCTATCGTCATCTCGGCGGTGTCTTGAGCCCGCTGTCTAACGATGACTTCAAACTCGAAGTGCACGATGTGCGCGAGCACCCATCATCGGCAATGGGTACTCGCAACCGTCGCGACAACGGCGATCCCGTGTTACCGGTCCATTCCGGTAAAACTTTCCAAGCAGCAGCGACTACCGTGATTAACGGCGCCTACCCCGCCCTCGCCTGGCGTATCACCGTCGGTAACCACCAGATCGTCTTCAGCGGCGACAGTAACGGCGAAGGCGGCAACCTTGAGCGGTTAGCGCGGAACGCCGATTTACTCATCGCTCATCTTGCCGTCCGTGAAGACGCCTCGGCCGCTGATCGTGCGCGACGAATGTTGCCGTCTACGATCGGTCGCATTGCCGCGCAGGCTGGCGTTAAACGGTTGGTGCTCTCGCGCCGAACGCGGCAAACGTTGGGGAGCGAAGAAGCGACACTGGCGGCGGTTCGTACGCGTTATGTGGGGCCAGTGGGTTTTGCGGAGGATTTGGGGTGTTTTGCGGTTTACTAG